The Apostichopus japonicus isolate 1M-3 chromosome 20, ASM3797524v1, whole genome shotgun sequence nucleotide sequence GAAACATGATTATTTCCTGAAGAAAtctaaattttatttccaccccaagcttaaaaaaaatatgatgattgGTGAAAGTGTAATGGGAAGGTAAATTCCAGCATAGAAGTCACATGTATCTTCTGTGCAGCATGAATTTCTCCATTTTCTCTGAAATAATAAATGTGGCTGGATTCCAAGGCTTTAAAAAGTACATAATTCGCTTAGTTCGCCGATGACAGAATTAATTCATCTCTGATTTATATGCATAGGTAGTACTCCCAGACTCTGTTACTTGATCGTCTGTGGTCAAGCACGCAAATCTGTTCAGGGTTTGTAGATATGACCTAGTGACTCCAAAGTACATCATCGCTAAGCTTTACAAATCGTGGGGTATTAGGATAATTCATCTCTTCACTATATGTTGAGGAATTCCGAGACCTCGTAGTGCTTCGTCACTCAGCTTACGAACGGACGGATTGAATTTCAATATCCGCCTCCATGCTATAGTTACAAGACTAGGCACACACACCCAGATAAAGTTTAGTTTATCAGTTCTTTTGGATCCATTTTGAGTTATGACACCGCCATGACAATACAAACAGCCTTCCTGGAATTCAATGTGAAAGGGACGAAAAAAGAAATTGTGTAAGTgattaagaaaaacaaactgCATGACAATAAAGAGATAACTATACTATTGTCATAACTGAGGATGCGCACATCctccaagaagaagaagactgCCCTCACTTTCAGTGTTTTAAGAGATTGGTTAAAATATAGCTGGCTAAAATCAGGGTTACTAACTCAACCACACTATCTTGAATGTTAAATTCTACGAATTTTctatattcaaattaaaaactCATATGATATCTTCATAGCacattatcattatttatcttGGGCAAATTTACGAGCAGAAAAAGGACCATTCTATTTTACATGACTTTTtgatgtttttactttttttcatcACATTTCCAGACCTGAAGAATGCTCAATCTAACAACAAAGGGCTGAATTTGCATTTGTAACAGTTAATCTACCCGCACTCGTTATGGCAATCGTGCCTTTTCTGTTGCTGCGCCTCCTATTTGGAGCAAACTCCAATTTCACGTTTggactctccctccctttgtattttcaagagacaacttgAATCATTTCTGTTTAATTCCTAGTTTCTTCtttccttggtttcctttgtctctttcctactctgtaaagcgctttgaaacgctgCATTAAGagctatataaatgttatttattattattattattaatctgATGAGATCCATTTGATATTTGGACtactgctgaccccaaatgccCTTCGACCTCCACCCATAATAATATGGTTATAAGAaagacacatgccaaatatgagcaATTTGATGTAACATATCTTggaatatcctgtttacaaggtttgtgtttataaggctTTACAAAGTAAGGCTATCCTAcatgcatatatgagctcccttgatgttcaggttctggagattttcacatttttccacctgctgaccccaaatgcaCTCAACCCAAAATgataaggttcttgtactcattatagggaAGCCACATGAAAAGTATGAGGACTGCAGAAGTTACTTATTTTGAGATATTGTGGTTTCAAGCTAGGGTagcacatacacacataatcccccaccctcccccacccccaaacaagccaacttgactgcataggttaatTGTCTGCctatggcaagtaaccaaaaagGTTTTTTCCGACTTCCATTGCTTGTCCAGGTTGGATAATTGaatgaaatgtttataattatttaaaatgatatctGCCAAAATTTTGAAGGTCTAGTCGCTCATGCCACCCTCCCCTTACCTCCACTAGCAGTAACAACCAATGTAGTTAGTAACAGTTTGATAAAGATGTAACCCTTCATCGAATGAAACTTGTATACTTCAATTTTCAACATTTAACAATCTGCCAATATTGCACAAAagagcattaaaaaaaaacataaatgtgatattttaaaTGCACCTATTACAAAGTTTGTAAAAGAATCTGATATTGTAAACCTTACAGGTGTTATTGCTGACGAATGAAAGTAAACAGGTTCGGGTAGTCTTGCGTCTAGTTTCATCCACTGTAACGTGTCTATGCTCAGTCTCCATATGTCGTCAAATATTCTCCTGCCATTGAAACCGCCTGTGATATATCCATCTGTAAGGAAGAGGGAAACACAAGTTTAAATATTTAGTCAACAGAATTTCAAAGAAGCAAAACtaaatttctgtaaatttttgtttagatgtctgatatttgtttgtctatctttttgtcgtcctttttgtgcttttggatgtttaccgtttttctattgcatcattttgtatatgtattttgtattgagggctcctctggaaagcagttcttctgcactgagcaggactactcTCATTAAAgatcacaaaaataaacaacaaattattCATTCGCAAACTGGAAAGTGATGTTTTATCCATCAGTACACAAATGTCTGTCAACACTTGTGATCTTGAGTAGAACGgatataaaagaaagaaagaagaaaaaatgactTCTACATAGATGCACCATTGATACACCTGCAATAAAATAACTGCCAGACATGGATATGGCAATTTTCATGGTTTCCATAACAACCAAAGGCTTTCTAGTTTCCTTCTAACAGAAGTTTTTACTGTCTGATTTAAAATTACTTACTATTTCCCAACTGACAACATCCGTGACATCTCCTCTTTGTAGGGAAGCCGTGTACGGGATCTGCTAAAGTAATTCTGTTTTTCCATTCATAGAGCTTTGTGTTAAATACATGGATCTGTGGAAGAAagaaacacagacaaattgTAACGTAGGAGTGATAAATGTATAATcattaaggtgaccagacgttcCAACCCCCAGGACTTCATGTGCAAACCCTGGATTAAAATTGTTCCCAGATTTACTGACTGTCCCAGGAGGCCAGGAAGATCCCTGAATGTGTATAAAGGTCctgaataatttcaatttttacttGTTTTGGGTTTCATGTTCATAGAAACAGTTTAAATGTAAGCTGTGATTGTGTATTAGGCCTACAACTACGTAAAGGTAACTAAGAATGTTCAATAACTTCACAGCCTGTAAGTCACATGGTTAACATCTTGTTACAACTCAGCTACTTAGTGATGAGTACCGAAGGAGACACTTCCAGTTATCTTCAagctttttttgtgttttgtactGGAATTTCCATTTCCTgcctaaaattgtaaaaatcaagGAAGGAGTTCAAAATGGAATATTTATGACAAAGTTACAATTATGGCCTTTTTTCTTGGTCTAAACGAGAGCCTtaaaggtgtgaagactcgcgcaaaaagaaacgtctcatgccggtaatatgacctagtttcgaatgaggtgtaacagaagtgttagacaccaccatcgatccctgaaaatacacacacagcttgctaccgtcggtaattagacactagtgtacagtcagtacatacagctgtggtcaatacccacagcacagtgtataaatgatacagcaatggacatataaatgatacagagatggacatctcaggtccagccaAAGatgacaaggtatcacgtttcattactgtctgcattttgtagcgacacaaacaaaacgtcactttttcagatggccgcacgcggtttggggcgagtcttcaatgcctttaacagaACGAACCAAATGACTGGCACTCACTGTCTCCAGGCCAAACGCATGAAGGGAAGTTCCTCCTCCTATGACATAGAAATTCTCTTCGTCTGACAGCATCTCATGTCTGTAGCGTGGATAAGGTACATGATCGTCATTCAACTGCCCCTTGACTAGCATGGTAATGTGCTTTTCAAAATCGAAACATTTTTCCCAAACCCCTGTCCTGAGATCTGTTTTGTGTACATTTGCAGAGTAGTCCCAGCCGCTGGTTCCTCCGAACACAAAGAGGTTGGGACCTATAATTGACATCGCCTGCGAATagattcaaatatttgaaaaaagagaaaacacgattttttgtttgtatcaaaATAGTATCCATAGGGCAAAAACTTCTGATCAGCTTGTTACAGCTCATGTGTCAAGAGGTACTACTCAATAATTTCAGAAAAGTTTGGCCTCATTTCAAAAGCATTTATGAAAGGAGAATAACAAAAACCCATCAGATTCCTTCTAGTACGGTATTAAACAGACTTActactctttttgtttttcacaaTGCATTTATAACAGTTTTTGTAATGGGCCTACAATCAATATCATAATAGATGAAGCATTTACAATCGGATTTATATATCAAAATCAGTGATGCAGTTGCAATAGCATGGTGAGAAAATAGCAAGTGTATTAAACAGAAGTCATGTTATAATAATAGAATATGTAATAGCATGTATGAGAGAATACAGAAATATAACTTGGTctctgaaatgaaaagaaaccagAGAGTTTCAAAGAAACTTATCATGCAAAATTCTGGCTACCTAAAGAAAGCTTAAATAACTTAAAAGAACCAtccttatttgcatatatatccaTGTAGAATAGACGTTCCTAATCAGTGTCTGACATTATAAGACTTACTTGGCCATAAGTGCTCTCTGGTAATTGCTTTGACCCTGACATGACACGCCATCTATTGTCTTTGATGTCGAAACAATAGAGCGACGAACTTTTCTGGAACCCAAACGGGTATCCGGTCCCTCCATACAGGACAATGATGTCACCACATCTGACCATAGACATGGAAGCCAATTGGAAAGGTGTCGTTCCACGATTCTGTATCAGTTGCCATGATTGGTCATCAAAGTTAAACTTCCACATCTATTAGGAAGACAGGTAGTTATAAAAGCAAGTTATATTATGTTGGACCATGTACACAGTCAACCAGCAGAAATTGTTGTTTGACTGTGATAGTCAGTTGAAGTTTGACGATGAGTGAGTGACATTGCTGTTTAATTTATAGCTATTTGGAAgtttgtatatattcatttctATGACCTGTTTTATCCCAATTATTTATAGTACACCAACCAGTCTATGTCAGTTCTTCATGCAGTATTGATAGGTGCAGTTACTATCATGTTAGTACGTAGCTGAATGCAAAGTTTTAATCTTTTTAATTATAATCAAGTTACAAAGTAGTGACTAACACTATGATTACCATCTTTATGCAGTTAAAAAATGGGACACTGCATCCTGTTAGAGGGTTCTAAATTGGAGAGTATGTCCTAATATCATGAAATAGCTAAATTAATGTTAGTGTTAGTACTTGGTTTGCTTTGCAGGGTTTATATGGGGCCATCAATCCTGTTTGTGTTTTGAACACGGCTACTTTCCCAAACAGTCACGTACAGTGATGCATATTTTGAAACGTCACAAAGACTTTAGAGATGGGGGGAAAGATTAGTTTGCATGAGGTAAAATGTAATTTTGATTGCAACCTAAAATTTGACCAGAATCCAGAATTATCAGGATGTATGGTTACCCTAACTAACACAAACTCTGTTacattaaaggtagtcagtataggccccaaactatagcacgctataattgctacaagttttcaaaaagtactttcctggaggtctttactctccaaattgttctcagacatttttaaggtacacacaagatgactgaatatcccagtgaggaaaatttcctcaaagatTGCAATAccaacagtttaagaattttgaccaaagatgGCAAGATTTGAATAATCTAGCATATGTGGGGCCAATACAGCGTACCTTTAAGTCAGCTTCTCCAAAGTAACACAAAAACTCATCAGGAGAACAGATATCCCTGCAATACTTTACCTTGACTAATGGCTTATAAGGTAACTCCTCATCACTGCAATACTCTAcctcgttgaacaatgtattaTAAGGTAACTCCTTATCACTGCAATATTTACCTCTTTGAACAATGGATTATAAGGTAACTCCTTATCCCTGCAGTGCTCACCTCTTTGAACAATGGATTATAAGGTAACTCCTTATCACTGCAGTACTTACCTCTTTGAACAATGGATTATAAGGTAACGTCTCTCTATGGTCAGGATTGTATCCGCCATAAATGTAAAGATTCTTGTTATTTGCTACAGCAGCATGACCACTTCTTGCGGAAGGCATACCTTTGTGTGGCTTGTCTAGATACAAGAAAGAGGGACCAAAGGTTAGCTCTAGTTTCTTTTTAAAGGTAATTTTATTGTGTCTAAACAAATACTGAAAGGAATGACAATGTGTAAAGTTGTACACTATGAATAAGCATCAGGGATTTGTTTCAGTTTCAAGAACCCCCCTTGAGATTACAAACCAAACAAGACTACATTCTGAACTGCTTCacaaaaatgtttgcaaaaatATGTGGAACTAGTTAGAAAGCATAGTGTGCTCAGAAGACACACATAAATTGATAGTTCATAAATCGCACAACAAGTCGAGGAAATAAAAGCAGCAATGTCACTTGCCTCGTTTGGATGTATATATAAGAAGTATCCCTATTTCCATTTTTCTACATAACAAGTGTCTGTGTTTTTAATTGAAAAGCACCTTGTTGCTGCAAATTAAGGAAGAAAAAGTGCACTCAAGAAGTGCTCTTTTGTTGAAAAGATTTCCCAAAACTGAAATTTTTGGTGCTTGGTATGTTTGAACACTCACTGTGGATCCATTTTGTAAGAATGTCTTGTGTGTTGTGTCTTGCTCCTGGATATCAAAATAACATGCCCCAGTGCAGTAACCCTCACAGTTTGCACTCCACCCATACTGTAccacattcccccccccctttcagcaGTTCAGATGACTTCCATCAATTGATGGTAACAACCAGTTTATGGTTTCACAAACCTTATAGGAAACTATGCTCAAGCAActtgagtgaatctggtgaatAGTGGTACCCGGCAACTGGATAAAAGACGGAACATCTCGGAAGTCATATTAagtatattaattattttacGGGTGCACTCGTCCTGTGCTCCCAACAACAGTTTCCTTCTATGCATACTTGGTTCAGTAATTGCTGAGCAAATAGTGATTGATATATGTCACTACATATATTTAGTCTTATCAAACTGAATGCCTTCCTAGCCACACAATATATAAACTAACTTCCACAGAACTAAGTATTTTACTTTTGCAGGCTTATATGATTATATCATGAAGAAGACTTTTACGATATGTGCAGTGTCTCTAGTACTTACTGTAGTGTATCTAGAACTTTTGATCTCATCTGCTAATAGAAAAATGCACACTAATTAATGCAAATCTAGCTGAAGCAGAGTGCTACTTATCCCGCTGCTGGGGTAAATGGGAAATGAATCAAGTTCTTCCCTCCGCTACCTTTCAATTAAGTTGTATTTACTGCCTTCATTTATCCTCAGGCAGTAACTTAAGGGGCAAAACATgttcatatttttgtattataCTGGCAGCTGTTAACAGTGGAATTCCAAATATTAGCAAAGTCAATTCTCATCACCGCAGTTTCAAATTGTGGATGTGGTTTACAGTATATTGTAGCTAGCTCCTGCAATATGCCAAATGTGGTGTATTATTatctagcctatactatagaaTATTAACTGTGGAATTTCTTTGAAGAACTAAGAAGTCTTACAGTTGAGTTAGACTAcctgttgttaatgttagtcaCCAAAGTTTCAAAGAATGTAATGTGAAATACCCAATACTTTGAACCCTTATTTGACACTCCATCATTAACAAGGATATTCATATTTCTTCCTGATTGATTTTGACTGTATAGATGCCAGCGAAATCTCGCGTAACTACTGCTGTGTGGAACCCATCCTTCTAGGCCTAGGTGTTATTTTATGTCTGACGTCAGGATCCTAGA carries:
- the LOC139961637 gene encoding kelch domain-containing protein 10-like, whose protein sequence is MDEDNYNFSVTIGKVFTVSLVSKPDKPHKGMPSARSGHAAVANNKNLYIYGGYNPDHRETLPYNPLFKEMWKFNFDDQSWQLIQNRGTTPFQLASMSMVRCGDIIVLYGGTGYPFGFQKSSSLYCFDIKDNRWRVMSGSKQLPESTYGQAMSIIGPNLFVFGGTSGWDYSANVHKTDLRTGVWEKCFDFEKHITMLVKGQLNDDHVPYPRYRHEMLSDEENFYVIGGGTSLHAFGLETIHVFNTKLYEWKNRITLADPVHGFPTKRRCHGCCQLGNNGYITGGFNGRRIFDDIWRLSIDTLQWMKLDARLPEPVYFHSSAITPEGCLYCHGGVITQNGSKRTDKLNFIWVCVPSLVTIAWRRILKFNPSVRKLSDEALRGLGIPQHIVKR